From Haliotis asinina isolate JCU_RB_2024 chromosome 8, JCU_Hal_asi_v2, whole genome shotgun sequence, a single genomic window includes:
- the LOC137294542 gene encoding apolipoprotein L4-like → MAEMEFSSFCSEVESCGKQQKELAMELRAFAENLQSEQRAVDIAKLTSSNVGLFGGSLAIAGLVLAPVSAGASLGLTIAGGLVGGGVGVSGITSMITDHRITKKAEEYVSQSLHDYAKKSDDIKSKLDTLITTLQESEKNCLQDLIEKNTDINIDTKNDITEMIRSAEKMSFPVGLVGRGRTVILSVKDVVDSVIKAVKITKATKRAVGVVERIAAAAEASVRIFSTGRSVRTAADVGTDVTSAAGKAATAGKVGVKVGGVVLAVAGVAVDLGAVIYYSRKIHKNEPSKTVENILKIADCLDTE, encoded by the coding sequence ATGGCTGAGATGGAATTCTCTTCGTTCTGTTCCGAAGTTGAGTCTTGCGgcaaacaacaaaaagaactCGCTATGGAACTACGTGCCTTTGCTGAAAACCTGCAGTCGGAACAGAGGGCGGTTGATATTGCAAAACTCACCTCCTCAAATGTGGGCCTCTTTGGGGGGAGTCTTGCAATTGCAGGCCTGGTTCTGGCGCCCGTTTCTGCTGGGGCTTCGTTAGGCTTGACTATAGCTGGAGGTCTGGTCGGGGGAGGGGTTGGTGTGTCAGGTATAACGTCCATGATAACTGACCATCGGATCACAAAGAAAGCTGAAGAATACGTTTCTCAAAGTCTTCATGATTATGCAAAAAAGTCAGATGATATTAAATCAAAACTGGATACGTTAATTACGACATTGCAAGAATCAGAGAAGAATTGTCTGCAAGATCTTATTGAAAAGAACACTGATATCAACATTGACACTAAGAACGATATCACTGAAATGATCAGAAGCGCTGAAAAAATGTCATTTCCGGTGGGTCTTGTAGGCAGAGGGAGAACTGTTATCCTATCAGTCAAGGACGTTGTTGACTCAGTAATCAAGGCCGTTAAAATTACCAAGGCAACTAAAAGGGCTGTTGGTGTGGTTGAGAGAATTGCAGCTGCTGCTGAGGCATCTGTCAGGATTTTCTCAACTGGAAGGTCTGTACGAACGGCTGCCGATGTTGGCACTGACGTCACTTCCGCCGCTGGAAAGGCTGCTACTGCCGGTAAAGTCGGGGTCAAGGTTGGAGGAGTGGTTCTTGCCGTTGCCGGAGTGGCAGTAGATCTCGGAGCTGTTATTTACTACAGTcgtaaaatacacaaaaacgaACCCTCAAAGACTGTAGAGAACATCTTGAAAATAGCTGATTGTCTGGACACAGAATGA